Genomic DNA from Aphanothece sacrum FPU1:
ATGGGTTGATCAATGGTATAGGTAATAGACTTAATTCCCTTAAAAAGCCAGTCTAGATTACCAAAAACAAGGGAACCAACTAACCAAGGGTCAATAAGGATTCTTTTTCGGGCAATTTCTATTAACCAGGAATTACTATCAAGCCACGTTAATTGCATAAACCTTAAATTAAGTGTTTTGTTTGACATTTACTTACTATTATATCTAAGTCCCAATGGTTTTGCTCGACTGAAAATCGAGCAGCTAGTTTTTCTCAATTATTTATTTTCTCAAATGAATCAAGGTTTGTGCTAGACTAAAAGATAATCTTAAATCAGGTAAAATGCGAATTTTAATTGTCGAAGATGATCCCCTAATGCAGTTGGGATTAGAGCAAGCCTTAAGTGAATATCCTGACTTTGAAATCATCGGACAAGCTGAAGATGGTTATGCCGGAGTACAAAAGGCATTAGAACTTAAGCCTGATTTAATTGTAATGGATATTGGTTTACCTCGTTTGGACGGAATTGCTGCTACTAAGCAGATTAAGGAAAAATCACCCAATATTCATGTGGTGATGCTTACTTCTCATACCTCACAGACAGAGGTAGTAGCAGCTTTATCGAGTGGGGCTGATGCTTATTGTATCAAAGGGGCGAGTTTAGAACGATTATTAGCAGCTATTGAAGCAGCTAAAGATGGGGCAACTTATCTTGATCCCCAAATTGCTCGATTAGTATTAGATAATCTTAAACCACCTAGCCCAGAAGTTAATCAAAATATTAGCTTACTTTCTGAACGAGAATTAGAGGTTTTAAAGTTAATTGTGGAAGGAAAAAGTAATAATGAAATTGCTGAACATTTATATCTTAGTACCAATACAATTAAAACTCA
This window encodes:
- a CDS encoding response regulator; the encoded protein is MRILIVEDDPLMQLGLEQALSEYPDFEIIGQAEDGYAGVQKALELKPDLIVMDIGLPRLDGIAATKQIKEKSPNIHVVMLTSHTSQTEVVAALSSGADAYCIKGASLERLLAAIEAAKDGATYLDPQIARLVLDNLKPPSPEVNQNISLLSERELEVLKLIVEGKSNNEIAEHLYLSTNTIKTHVRGIMNKLAVDDRVQAAVIALRSGLV